A genome region from Arachis duranensis cultivar V14167 chromosome 6, aradu.V14167.gnm2.J7QH, whole genome shotgun sequence includes the following:
- the LOC107492162 gene encoding laccase-2, translating into MGALIFHPAAIFGALVVAISSIGFFPSVVIAYPGPITRHYTFDVRLQNVTRLCHTKAMVTVNGSFPGPPIYAREGDRLVIKVINNVKNNVSLHWHGIRQVQSQWADGPAYITQCPIQRGQSYVYNFTLNGQRGTFFWHAHITWLRATLYGPLIILPKHNVPYPFAKPYKEIPIMFGEWWNSDSEAVINQALQNGGGPNVSDAYTLNGFPGPLYNCSQKQNETLKLKVKAGKTYMLRLINAALNDELFFSIANHSVTVVEADALYVKPFKTNIVVIAPGQTTNILLKTKPHPPHSRFLMAARPYFTGTGTFDNTTTAGILEYYTTTTTTSKDHNAPVIRPTLPPINDTAYVANFTSKFRSLANEKFPITVPQTVDRSFFFTVGLGTNPCPKNQTCQGPNGTKFAASMNNVSFVLPNTSMLQSYFFKKSNGVFTADFPTSPLIKFNYTGTPPNNTMVMDGTKVAVLPFNASVEVVLQDTSILGAEGHPLHLHGYNFFVVGQGFGNFDPKKDPAKYNLVDPQERNTVGVPSGGWVAIRFFADNPGVWFMHCHFEVHLSWGLKMAWIVEDGKLPNQRLPPPPADLPKC; encoded by the exons ATGGGTGCTTTAATTTTTCATCCAGCTGCAATATTTGGAGCTTTGGTGGTGGCTATAAGCTCAATTGGTTTCTTCCCTAGTGTTGTGATTGCATATCCTGGACCCATTACAAGGCACTACACATTTGAT GTAAGGTTGCAAAATGTGACAAGGTTGTGCCACACAAAGGCCATGGTGACAGTTAATGGAAGTTTCCCGGGGCCTCCCATCTATGCTAGAGAGGGAGATCGATTAGTAATTAAAGTGATCAATAATGTGAAGAATAATGTCAGCCTTCACTG GCATGGAATTAGACAAGTTCAAAGCCAGTGGGCAGATGGACCAGCATACATAACTCAGTGTCCGATTCAAAGAGGGCAGAGTTATGTTTACAACTTCACTTTAAATGGGCAAAGAGGGACATTCTTTTGGCATGCTCACATTACGTGGCTAAGAGCTACCCTTTATGGACCCCTTATCATCCTTCCCAAGCATAATGTTCCCTACCCTTTTGCCAAACCATACAAGGAAATTCCAATCATGTTTG GTGAGTGGTGGAATTCTGATTCTGAGGCAGTAATCAACCAAGCTCTTCAGAATGGCGGTGGCCCAAATGTTTCTGATGCATACACTCTTAATGGTTTCCCCGGCCCATTATACAACTGTTCTCAAAAACAAAATG AAACTTTGAAGCTAAAGGTGAAGGCAGGAAAAACATATATGCTGCGACTAATCAATGCTGCACTCAATGACGAACTGTTCTTCAGCATAGCAAACCACAGCGTGACAGTTGTTGAAGCCGATGCACTTTATGTGAAACCATTCAAGACCAACATTGTAGTAATAGCACCGGGTCAAACCACAAACATTCTCCTCAAAACAAAACCACACCCTCCACACTCACGTTTTCTAATGGCAGCAAGGCCTTATTTCACCGGCACCGGAACCTTCGACAACACCACCACTGCCGGTATTCTTGAGTATTACacaactactactactacttcaAAAGACCATAATGCCCCTGTAATAAGACCTACCCTCCCTCCCATCAATGACACTGCTTATGTTGCCAACTTCACTTCCAAATTCCGCAGTTTGGCAAATGAAAAGTTTCCAATCACAGTCCCTCAAACTGTGGACAGAAGCTTCTTCTTCACCGTAGGCCTTGGAACCAACCCGTGCCCTAAAAACCAGACCTGCCAGGGTCCTAACGGTACCAAGTTCGCGGCTTCTATGAACAACGTTTCCTTTGTACTGCCTAATACTTCGATGCTTCAGTCCTATTTCTTCAAGAAATCAAATGGGGTTTTCACTGCTGATTTCCCAACCAGTCCGTTGATCAAGTTCAATTACACAGGCACCCCACCAAACAACACCATGGTCATGGATGGAACTAAGGTGGCGGTTCTTCCGTTCAACGCTAGCGTGGAGGTGGTGCTGCAAGACACAAGCATCCTTGGAGCTGAGGGTCACCCTCTTCATCTTCATGGATACAACTTTTTCGTGGTTGGGCAAGGTTTTGGTAACTTTGATCCCAAGAAAGACCCTGCCAAGTATAACCTTGTAGATCCACAAGAAAGGAACACTGTGGGAGTGCCATCTGGAGGCTGGGTAGCAATTCGTTTCTTTGCGGATAATCCAG GTGTGTGGTTTATGCACTGCCACTTTGAAGTGCACTTGAGCTGGGGTTTGAAGATGGCATGGATTGTGGAAGATGGGAAGCTCCCTAATCAAAGGTTACCTCCTCCACCGGCGGATcttcccaagtgttga
- the LOC107492161 gene encoding LOW QUALITY PROTEIN: protein SEMI-ROLLED LEAF 2-like (The sequence of the model RefSeq protein was modified relative to this genomic sequence to represent the inferred CDS: substituted 1 base at 1 genomic stop codon; added 34 bases not found in genome assembly), with protein sequence MVEEVELHYTTLVGMGFISRKIFPACCRMCVCCPALRSSSRQPVKRYRKLLADIFPKSPDEPPSERKIAKLCEYAAKNPFRIPKIAKYLEERCYKELRSEHIKLVNIVAEAFNKLISHCKVQIAYFAVDVLNVVSELLGYSKHDAIQILGCQTLTSFIYSQVDATYARSVEKLVRKVCMLSREHGKTNENRCLRASSLQCLSAMVWFMAEFSHIFVDFDEIIRTTLDNYMQDRQSEDADLREGPHHNWVDEVVQCEGRGGLVVGNDTRSRCLIIWQQLEIKDPSMLTGEEMGKPEIWAQICIQRLVELAKESTTMCRVLDPMFLYFDFGRHWSPPKGLAIMVLSSMAYFMENSGNQQLILASVIRHLDHKNVLHDPHLKASIIQVATSLAVQIRTGRGLVEFGFVDDLCRHLRKSLQASGEFVGEQELNSNILLQISIEECLLEFFKXVSDVRPLLDLIAITLENLPSGVLARASIGSLIILARVVTVVLPSLHSHQTFSEVLLMQLIKAMLHSDLETSVEAHQIFALILFPNSFHSHLVPSRSRSLHNKRPSHSTSASASISALMEKLRSGRDSANLENHGDIVDDGCRERGIVEEDRNQQGRGSKISPNFYKLKSVIDSTSLTESEPYIMELSEDQMAQLLSAFWIQANLPDNLPSKFEAIAHSFMLTLTVLRIKNLKDNLLVRFFQLPLSLWSMLLDPGMLPPACQRSIFVFSAGMLMFACKLYQIHDLHDMFTSLAISEVDPFMGISDYLQVCAKMDVDVKGYGTAADNQMAISVLSVLRNKIPEYLQTTKNVLVQNLTSITELDADHLDTLLSEAFRPDEEFMFGPQWVLDNNQMILHSKESMSLDGDVLSSSAVEDDSISEASVSEFSRSIPKMPASPSLLRVISVGRLMESALEVAGQVAGTVVSASPLPYSAMANQCEAIGTGTRKKLSSWLAYDYSQAADKSLLKVSDNSNRDSLVMKLPPASPFDNFLIAAGR encoded by the exons ATGGTTGAGGAAGTTGAATTACACTACACTACTCTAGT GGGAATGGGGTTCATCTCAAGGAAGATCTTCCCAGCGTGTTGCAGAATGTGTGTTTGCTGTCCTGCATTGAGGTCAAGTTCACGCCAGCCAGTCAAACGTTACAGAAAACTCCTTGCTGACATCTTCCCCAAATCCCCT GATGAGCCCCCAAGTGAAAGGAAGATTGCCAAATTGTGTGAATATGCTGCAAAAAATCCTTTTCGGATTCCAAAG ATAGCAAAATATCTTGAAGAAAGGTGCTACAAGGAGCTCCGATCTGAGCACATCAAACTTGTGAATATTGTAGCTGAAGCTTTCAACAAGTTGATTTCTCATTGTAAGGTGCAAAT AGCATACTTTGCTGTTGATGTGCTTAATGTGGTTTCTGAGCTTTTGGGCTATTCCAAGCATGATGCTATTCAAATACTTGGGTGCCAAACTCTAACAAGTTTCATCTACAGTCAG GTGGATGCCACTTATGCTCGTAGCGTTGAAAAGTTAGTAAGAAAGGTATGCATGCTATCGAGGGAGCATGGTAAAACAAATGAGAATCGCTGCTTGAGGGCATCAAGCTTGCAATGCCTTTCGGCAATG GTTTGGTTCATGGCTGAGTTTTCacatatttttgttgattttgatgag ATCATTCGCACCACTTTAGATAACTATATGCAGGACAGGCAAAGTGAAGATGCTGATCTTAGAGAAGGGCCTCATCATAATTGGGTAGATGAAGTTGTGCAGTGTGAAGGCCGGGGTGGTTTAGTTGTTGGTAATGACACTCGCTCTAGGTGCTTGATCATCTGGCAGCAGCTAGAAATAAAGGATCCTTCCATGTTGACAGG AGAAGAAATGGGAAAACCTGAAATATGGGCTCAGATATGCATTCAGAGACTGGTTGAATTAGCCAAGGAAAGTACCACAATGTGTCGTGTATTGGATCCAATGTTTCTTTACTTTGATTTCGGACGACATTGGTCTCCTCCAAAAGGGTTAGCAATAATGGTTTTGTCTAGCATGGCCTATTTCATGGAGAATTCAG GGAATCAGCAGTTGATTCTAGCTTCTGTCATACGTCATCTGGACCACAAAAATGTCTTACATGATCCCCACCTTAAAGCTAGCATTATTCAAGTTGCCACATCTTTGGCTGTGCAAATTAGAACTGGGAGAGGGTTGGTAGAATTTGGTTTTGTTGATGACCTTTGCAGGCATCTTAGAAAAAGCCTTCAAGCCTCTGGGGAATTTGTTGGAGAGCAAGAGCTGAACTCAAATATCTTGCTCCAAATCTCCATTGAGGAATGCTTACTAGAATTTTTCAAGTGA GTCTCTGATGTACGGCCACTGCTCGACTTAATAGCCATAACCTTAGAAAATTTGCCGTCTGGTGTTCTTGCTAGAGCAAGCATTGGATCACTTATAATCCTTGCTCGAGTGGTCACTGTAGTATTGCCATCTTTGCATTCACACCAG ACATTTTCAGAAGTGCTTCTTATGCAACTCATAAAAGCAATGCTGCATTCAGATCTGGAGACTTCAGTTGAAGCACACCAGATTTTTGCTTTAATTCTTTTTCCAAATTCTTTCCATTCACATTTAGTGCCTTCACGGTCTAGATCTCTGCACAATAAAAGGCCTTCCCACAGTACATCTGCATCTGCATCAATTTCAGCTTTAATGGAAAAGCTTCGCAGTGGCAGAGACAGCGCCAACCTAGAGAATCATGGCGACATTGTTGATGATGGATGCAGAGAAAGAGGCATTGTGGAAGAAGACCGGAACCAGCAGGGCCGTGGCTCTAAGATTTCTCCCAACTTTTACAAGCTTAAATCTGTCATTGATAGCACTAGTTTGACTGAGTCT GAACCATATATTATGGAGCTAAGTGAAGATCAAATGGCACAGTTACTTTCTGCCTTTTGGATTCAAGCCAATCTTCCTGACAATTTGCCTTCAAAGTTTGAAGCTATAGCTCACTCTTTCATGTTAACACTAACTGTTTTACGCATAAAG AACCTTAAAGATAATCTGTTGGTCCGCTTCTTCCAACTTCCACTTTCTCTCTGGAGTATGTTGTTGGACCCAG GAATGTTGCCCCCAGCATGTCAGAGGTCTATCTTTGTATTCTCTGCAGGCATGTTGATGTTTGCCTGCAAATTATATCAGATTCATGATCTGCATGATATGTTCACATCATTAGCAATATCTGAA GTTGATCCATTCATGGGAATCAGTGATTATCTTCAAGTATGTGCTAAGATGGATGTGGATGTGAAAGGATATGGCACTGCTGCTGATAATCAGATGGCAATATCGGTATTATCTGTGTTACGGAACAAAATACCAGAATATCTCCAGACTACAAAAAATGTTTTGGTTCAGAATTTGACTAGCATCACTGAG CTGGATGCAGATCACCTGGACACCCTACTGTCAGAGGCATTCAGGCCTGATGAAGAATTCATGTTTGGTCCACAATGGGTTCTTGATAACAATCAAATGATTTTGCATTCCAAGGAGTCAATGTCACTAGATGGG GATGTTCTATCAAGTTCAGCAGTTGAAGATGACTCAATAAGTGAAGCATCTGTTTCCGAATTCTCTCGATCTATTCCAAAGATGCCTGCGTCACCTTCATTACTTCGTGTTATCAGCGTTGGACGGCTTATGGAATCG GCTCTAGAGGTAGCTGGTCAAGTTGCAGGGACTGTTGTCTCGGCTTCTCCTCTCCCATACAGCGCCATGGCTAACCAGTGCGAGGCCATTGGTACTGGCACAAGGAAGAAGCTCTCAAGTTGGCTGGCCTATGATTATAGTCAAGCAGCTGATAAATCACTGCTCAAAGTTTCTGATAATAGTAATAGAGATTCCTTGGTCATGAAGCTACCTCCAGCCAGCCC
- the LOC107492163 gene encoding nicotianamine synthase, protein MVCQEEVLISKVCELYSEIASLESLKPCKNVDTLFTELVLTCIPPSPIDVTKLSKNLQEIRSNLIRLCSIAEGHLEHHYSAILGSYDNPLHHLHIFPYYKNYLKLGLLEFTILSQHCGPQLPNKIAFVGSGPLPLTSIVLASNHLPSTTFHNYDIDSSANSSAMRLVSGDPDLSKRMAFHTNDILDVSCLEEFDVVYLAALVGMDKEEKNRVIDHLSKYMAPGAVLMLRSAHGARAFLYPVVEPCDLRGFEVLSVFHPTDEVINSVLIARKYPLSVVDQQQGLGSMILPNKCSDEIQAFNHPLNHGNIIIEELTLDDQL, encoded by the coding sequence ATGGTGTGCCAAGAAGAAGTGTTGATCTCAAAAGTATGCGAGCTGTATTCAGAAATAGCGAGTCTAGAGAGTCTGAAACCGTGCAAGAATGTGGACACCCTATTCACAGAGCTTGTCCTGACATGCATACCACCAAGCCCCATCGATGTCACAAAGCTCTCAAAGAACCTTCAAGAGATAAGATCCAACCTCATAAGGCTCTGTAGCATAGCCGAGGGTCATTTGGAGCACCACTACTCCGCCATCCTTGGCTCCTACGATAACCCTCTCCACCATCTCCACATCTTCCCTTACTATAAAAACTACCTCAAACTCGGTCTTCTTGAATTCACAATCCTCTCCCAACACTGCGGCCCACAACTCCCCAACAAGATCGCCTTTGTTGGCTCCGGCCCTCTTCCTCTAACTTCCATTGTTCTCGCATCCAACCACCTCCCTTCAACCACTTTCCACAACTATGACATCGACTCTTCCGCCAACTCGAGCGCCATGCGCTTGGTCTCAGGAGATCCTGACTTGTCCAAGCGCATGGCGTTTCACACCAATGATATATTGGATGTGAGTTGTTTGGAAGAGTTTGACGTTGTTTACTTGGCGGCGCTTGTGGGAATGGACAAGGAAGAAAAGAACAGAGTGATTGATCACTTGTCAAAGTACATGGCACCTGGTGCTGTTCTTATGCTGAGGAGTGCTCATGGCGCTCGTGCTTTTCTGTACCCTGTTGTTGAGCCCTGTGATCTTAGAGGCTTTGAGGTTCTCTCTGTGTTCCACCCTACTGATGAGGTTATCAATTCTGTTCTCATAGCCAGAAAATACCCTCTTTCTGTTGTTGACCAACAACAAGGACTTGGTTCTATGATACTACCCAATAAGTGCTCTGATGAGATTCAAGCCTTCAACCACCCTCTCAATCATGGCAACATCATCATTGAGGAATTAACCCTTGACGATCAACTCTGA
- the LOC107491864 gene encoding uncharacterized protein LOC107491864, which yields MDFHKKRVRLLAFVAFIIVLSMAAEKCRKLVPDHATSKSGKFTVWNCLDMGYGSLACGVKESTKLYFHNLRAAHIEKAKNQAMKSALTDAKSQGMAQSLAEKHAEKEGAKAAKLASHKAQRVIGPMISSGWDFFEAVYYGGSDAEGAIRGSGTLFGSYLGGFFGEQRLGRLGFLVGSQMGSWFGGRIGLMLYDILNAIHFLINLRN from the exons ATGGATTTCCACAAGAAACGCGTCCGGTTGCTGGCATTTGTCGCCTTCATCATTGTTCTTAGCATGGCAG CTGAGAAATGCAGGAAGCTTGTTCCGGATCATGCAACATCCAAGAGTGGAAAGTTTACAGTGTGGAATTGCTTGGACATGGGATACGGAAGTCTAGCATGCGGTGTTAAGGAAAGTACGAAGCTGTATTTCCACAACTTAAGAGCTGCACATATTGAGAAAGCCAAGAACCAAGCAATGAAATCTGCTCTGACTGATGCAAAGTCACAGGGCATGGCACAGTCATTAGCAGAGAAGCATGCTGAGAAAGAAGGTGCAAAGGCGGCGAAGTTGGCTTCGCACAAGGCTCAGCGCGTGATAGGTCCCATGATATCTTCTGGATGGGACTTCTTTGAGGCAGTGTACTATGGTGGGAGTGATGCAGAGGGTGCAATCAGGGGAAGCGGCACTTTGTTTGGTTCATATCTTGGTGGCTTCTTTGGGGAACAAAGGCTTGGCAGACTTGGTTTTCTAGTGGGTAGCCAAATGGGAAGTTGGTTTGGTGGTAGAATTGGCCTAATGCTCTATGATATTCTTAATGCAATCCATTTCTTGATCAATCTTAGGAACTGA